The following proteins are encoded in a genomic region of uncultured Umboniibacter sp.:
- a CDS encoding HAMP domain-containing sensor histidine kinase has product MSIRQPKSLGKRLFVNFLLQAGAISLAALLGLWVTNWLLSNVLVEEALKRESAHYWAMLERSPEAPMANSLNLTGYILPRDEGQVPPGVITELEGYHELGGTQFNAVFLEQRGEQRLVLLFNRSGVDGLIALYGILPLACVLLVLYLALWASYLIARRTISPTQVLANAVAKLDPKRPKSASISAQNLPSYADQEVLQLAETLARFIDRNERFIQRETAFTRDASHELRTPITVIAMAVDMLRSTSEITPIQARHVDRIERASLDMEELTDAFLMLARERETNTEYQSISINEVVDDIARTFQEIRGSEKLIVSVRHQQQLVINSSRSAVKIVLSNLVKNAVNYTEAGAVTIVVEDHSVSVIDTGSGISEAKLPGLFEPWKAESENSRSGFGVGLSIVKRLCDQFDWIIEVSSVKGSGTTIVVKFS; this is encoded by the coding sequence TTGTCGATTCGACAACCTAAATCGCTGGGTAAGCGACTCTTTGTAAACTTCCTCCTGCAGGCAGGCGCTATTTCGCTGGCTGCTCTCCTGGGACTCTGGGTAACGAATTGGCTGTTATCGAATGTGTTAGTTGAAGAAGCACTAAAGCGAGAATCCGCGCATTATTGGGCCATGCTAGAGCGCTCGCCTGAAGCTCCTATGGCTAACTCGTTGAATCTTACCGGCTATATACTCCCTCGTGATGAGGGGCAAGTACCACCAGGTGTGATTACCGAACTTGAAGGCTACCACGAGCTCGGTGGAACGCAATTTAACGCCGTCTTTTTAGAGCAACGCGGCGAGCAACGTCTGGTGCTATTGTTTAATCGTTCAGGCGTTGATGGATTAATTGCCCTCTATGGTATCCTGCCTTTAGCCTGCGTATTACTAGTATTATACCTCGCACTCTGGGCTTCCTACCTCATCGCTCGGCGAACCATCTCACCCACGCAGGTGCTTGCCAATGCCGTGGCCAAACTGGATCCAAAACGACCGAAATCAGCGTCAATCTCCGCACAAAATTTGCCCAGCTACGCGGACCAAGAGGTGTTGCAATTAGCCGAAACGCTGGCGCGATTCATTGATCGTAATGAACGTTTTATTCAGCGTGAGACAGCGTTCACCCGCGATGCCAGTCATGAACTGAGAACACCCATTACCGTGATCGCGATGGCGGTAGATATGTTACGCAGTACTTCGGAGATTACGCCGATACAAGCACGTCATGTTGATCGAATTGAGCGCGCGAGCTTAGATATGGAAGAGTTAACGGATGCGTTTCTCATGTTAGCGAGAGAGCGGGAGACGAATACCGAATACCAGTCTATTAGCATTAATGAGGTCGTGGATGATATTGCGCGAACCTTTCAGGAAATTCGCGGTAGCGAAAAACTCATCGTCAGCGTTCGTCATCAACAACAGCTGGTTATCAACTCATCACGATCGGCAGTGAAAATTGTCCTGTCGAATCTGGTGAAGAATGCGGTGAACTATACGGAAGCTGGCGCCGTAACGATTGTGGTTGAAGATCACTCGGTAAGCGTCATTGACACGGGCAGCGGCATCAGCGAGGCAAAGCTGCCTGGGCTATTTGAGCCGTGGAAGGCGGAAAGTGAAAATTCTCGTTCTGGATTTGGCGTGGGTTTATCCATTGTAAAGCGTCTGTGCGATCAGTTTGATTGGATCATCGAGGTATCCAGTGTGAAGGGCTCCGGAACGACTATAGTCGTCAAGTTTAGCTAA